The following proteins are encoded in a genomic region of Leptospira fainei serovar Hurstbridge str. BUT 6:
- a CDS encoding cobalamin-binding protein produces MGPKRIVCLTEETTELLYLLGEQDRIVGVSAYTVRPLKAKDEKPRVSAFISGNIKRIKELKPDLVIGFSDIQAELAHDLIKEGLNVLITNQRTLGEIFETILLVAGLVGKGREADFLVNSYKQKLENVRIAAAGKPRPKVFFQEWDEPIITGIRWVSELLEIAGAEDCFGHLKEKSLAKDRILSLEDVANSNPDIFIGCWCGKPMDFEWVRTRPEWKQVTAIRNEKIFEMDPSIILQPGPALFEVGILELEKIINSVRDPAFS; encoded by the coding sequence ATGGGTCCAAAACGAATCGTATGTCTGACTGAAGAAACGACCGAGCTCCTCTATCTGTTAGGGGAGCAAGATAGGATTGTCGGGGTTTCAGCTTATACGGTTAGACCTCTCAAAGCTAAGGATGAAAAACCGAGAGTCTCCGCTTTTATCAGCGGGAATATTAAGCGAATTAAAGAATTGAAACCCGACTTAGTTATCGGTTTTTCGGATATTCAAGCCGAGCTTGCTCATGATTTGATTAAAGAAGGTTTAAACGTCTTAATCACGAACCAACGGACTTTAGGCGAGATTTTTGAAACGATTTTGTTAGTAGCTGGATTGGTTGGAAAAGGTAGGGAAGCCGATTTCCTAGTGAATAGCTATAAGCAAAAACTGGAAAATGTGAGAATCGCAGCAGCGGGAAAACCTCGCCCGAAAGTTTTTTTCCAAGAATGGGATGAGCCGATAATTACCGGAATTCGTTGGGTTTCGGAGCTTTTAGAAATTGCAGGTGCGGAAGATTGTTTCGGACATTTAAAAGAGAAATCGTTGGCAAAGGACAGAATTCTTTCTCTCGAAGACGTTGCGAATTCGAATCCGGACATTTTCATAGGGTGCTGGTGCGGGAAACCTATGGATTTCGAATGGGTGCGTACTCGGCCGGAATGGAAGCAGGTTACTGCAATAAGGAACGAGAAAATTTTTGAAATGGATCCTTCTATTATTCTTCAACCGGGCCCGGCTCTATTTGAAGTCGGAATTCTGGAACTAGAGAAAATTATCAATTCAGTTAGAGATCCCGCTTTTTCTTAG
- the acs gene encoding acetate--CoA ligase produces the protein MAKERIVHPSVQFKKTANISLKDYKSLYKESIENPKKFWAREASNRLHWFKKWDKVLEHDFKNAKVQWFKGGKLNVSYNCLDRHLDSHLKNKAAIIWEGDDPNEYKVYTYHDLYREVNKFANVLKSFGVRKGDRVLVYLPMIPELAITILACTRIGAVHSVVFGGFSPEALQSRIEDCKPKLIITADGGYRGGKSIDLKKAVDTALDLAQEKVGDVIVVRRTAQEVNLGWKENRDHWWHLLMTDPALAQYCKPEVMDAEDPLFILYTSGSTGKPKGVLHTTGGYLLGVNMTFHYVFDVKPTDTYWCTADIGWVTGHSYLVYGPLSNGATSLMFEGVPTYPDAGRFWDVIDKHGVTIFYTAPTAIRSLMREGTALIEKRSLKTLRLLGSVGEPINPEAWEWYYKNVGKSKCPVVDTWWQTETGGIMISALPGAISQKPGSATLPFFGVEPLLVDETGKELKGKGEVSGNLCIRSPWPYMMRAVYGDPKRFYDTYFSTYKGYYFTGDGAIRDKDGYYWITGRVDDVINVSGHRIGSAEVESALVENSSVAEAAVVGFPHDIKGQGIYAYVTVKQGVTTNDSLKKELISTVEKVIGKIARPDVIHWAPGLPKTRSGKIMRRILRKIASAEFEGLGDISTLADPSVVERLVEDKKKYHS, from the coding sequence ATGGCAAAGGAAAGAATCGTTCATCCAAGCGTTCAATTTAAAAAAACCGCTAATATCAGTCTGAAAGATTATAAATCTCTCTACAAAGAATCGATTGAAAATCCGAAGAAATTTTGGGCTAGGGAAGCTTCAAACCGCTTACATTGGTTCAAAAAATGGGATAAGGTTCTGGAGCATGATTTTAAAAACGCTAAAGTTCAATGGTTTAAAGGCGGAAAGCTAAACGTTTCCTATAATTGCTTGGATCGACACCTCGACTCCCATCTCAAAAATAAAGCCGCAATTATTTGGGAGGGAGACGATCCGAACGAGTACAAGGTATATACGTACCATGATTTGTATCGCGAAGTAAATAAATTTGCCAATGTTCTGAAAAGTTTCGGAGTAAGAAAAGGGGATAGAGTTCTCGTTTATCTTCCGATGATTCCGGAGTTAGCGATTACGATTTTAGCATGTACCAGAATCGGCGCCGTTCACTCGGTAGTCTTCGGTGGATTTTCGCCCGAGGCCCTTCAAAGCAGAATCGAGGATTGTAAACCTAAGCTGATTATTACGGCGGACGGAGGCTATAGGGGCGGCAAAAGTATAGATTTGAAAAAAGCAGTCGATACTGCCTTAGATCTTGCTCAAGAAAAAGTCGGCGACGTTATCGTGGTAAGAAGAACCGCGCAAGAAGTGAATTTAGGGTGGAAGGAAAATAGAGATCATTGGTGGCACCTCCTGATGACCGACCCTGCATTAGCGCAGTATTGTAAGCCGGAAGTGATGGATGCCGAAGATCCGCTATTTATACTTTATACTTCCGGCTCCACGGGAAAACCAAAAGGAGTTCTGCATACTACGGGCGGATACTTGCTCGGCGTAAATATGACGTTTCATTATGTTTTCGACGTTAAGCCCACTGATACGTATTGGTGCACAGCGGATATAGGTTGGGTAACCGGGCACAGCTATTTAGTCTATGGTCCTCTTTCCAATGGAGCCACATCATTAATGTTCGAAGGCGTTCCTACCTATCCGGATGCAGGAAGATTCTGGGATGTAATTGATAAGCACGGGGTTACCATTTTTTACACGGCGCCTACCGCGATACGATCCTTAATGAGGGAAGGAACGGCCCTCATTGAAAAACGAAGCTTAAAAACGCTTCGATTATTAGGATCGGTCGGCGAACCGATTAATCCCGAAGCCTGGGAATGGTATTATAAAAATGTGGGAAAATCTAAATGCCCTGTCGTCGATACTTGGTGGCAAACGGAAACGGGAGGAATTATGATCTCGGCTCTTCCGGGAGCCATTTCACAGAAACCGGGTTCGGCCACCTTGCCGTTCTTCGGAGTAGAACCGTTATTGGTGGATGAGACCGGAAAGGAACTCAAAGGTAAAGGGGAAGTTTCCGGAAATCTGTGCATTCGATCACCTTGGCCTTATATGATGAGAGCGGTCTACGGAGATCCTAAACGATTTTATGATACGTATTTTTCTACGTACAAAGGATATTATTTCACCGGAGATGGTGCGATTCGTGATAAGGACGGGTATTACTGGATAACGGGTCGCGTGGACGATGTAATTAACGTTTCCGGTCATAGAATCGGATCGGCAGAAGTAGAAAGCGCTCTCGTCGAAAATTCTTCGGTCGCGGAAGCGGCAGTGGTCGGCTTTCCGCATGATATCAAAGGCCAAGGTATCTACGCGTATGTTACAGTTAAGCAAGGCGTTACAACGAACGATTCTTTGAAAAAAGAGTTAATCTCCACCGTCGAGAAAGTCATCGGAAAGATTGCGAGACCGGATGTTATTCACTGGGCCCCGGGATTACCTAAGACCCGTTCCGGTAAGATTATGAGACGTATTCTTCGAAAAATTGCGAGCGCCGAATTCGAAGGCTTGGGAGACATCTCGACTCTCGCCGATCCGTCCGTGGTAGAGAGATTGGTCGAAGATAAGAAGAAATATCATAGCTGA
- a CDS encoding lysophospholipid acyltransferase family protein: MSQNSTSIEKPDGFKRRLLVWLIPTLVVFLQRIVGLTSKVLELGKIEFDSLFLAKKPFILSIWHTNVLYSPYLHRGRNVAVLISESKDGDFITGVVHRFGNTSIRGSSSKGGSRALKAMIVHLKKNLPAAFTPDGPRGPALIVQPGLIASAQVSQVPIIPFHYECTRQWILEKSWDKHRVPKPFTTFIVSYGKPIWIPRELNEESFEAQRLLVEKAMLENKQRAEQKAEELRRLRS, encoded by the coding sequence ATGTCGCAAAATTCCACCTCCATCGAGAAACCGGACGGCTTCAAGAGAAGACTTTTAGTTTGGTTAATTCCTACACTCGTTGTCTTTCTACAAAGAATCGTCGGTTTAACTTCTAAAGTTTTAGAATTAGGAAAAATTGAATTTGATTCTCTATTTCTAGCCAAGAAACCTTTCATTCTTTCCATTTGGCATACGAACGTTCTTTATTCCCCATACCTGCACCGAGGACGAAACGTTGCCGTCCTCATTTCGGAATCGAAGGACGGAGATTTTATTACCGGGGTTGTACATCGCTTCGGCAATACCAGCATTCGGGGAAGTTCCTCTAAAGGCGGATCGAGGGCGCTCAAGGCTATGATCGTTCATTTGAAGAAAAATCTTCCCGCCGCATTTACGCCCGACGGACCTCGCGGACCGGCTTTGATCGTTCAACCCGGATTGATCGCTTCGGCCCAAGTCTCACAGGTGCCTATCATACCGTTTCATTACGAATGCACTAGGCAATGGATTCTAGAAAAATCATGGGATAAACACCGAGTACCGAAACCTTTTACTACATTTATCGTTTCTTATGGAAAACCGATTTGGATCCCACGCGAATTAAACGAAGAAAGTTTCGAGGCACAGCGTCTCCTGGTAGAGAAAGCCATGCTCGAAAACAAACAGAGGGCCGAGCAAAAAGCGGAAGAATTAAGACGCCTTAGGTCTTAG
- the folE gene encoding GTP cyclohydrolase I FolE has translation MAFSSSKYCSFYIRVKRFTIQRRFGLEEEVTKILKAIGEDPSREGLRDTPKRVKKAYEFLTSGYKADIHHIVNNAIFEEDSQGMVLVRDIEMYSLCEHHLLPFFGKAHIGYIPNKKIIGISKIPRIVDIFARRLQVQERMTEQIGNALMEVLDPLGVAVVIKAKHLCMMMRGVEKQNSELFTSCMLGEFKTNMVTRSEFLDLIRTGST, from the coding sequence TTGGCTTTTTCATCGTCTAAGTATTGCTCCTTTTATATAAGGGTAAAACGATTCACGATTCAAAGAAGGTTCGGTTTGGAAGAGGAAGTTACCAAAATACTTAAAGCGATCGGGGAGGACCCGAGTCGGGAAGGCTTGCGAGATACTCCGAAGAGAGTGAAAAAGGCGTATGAGTTCTTAACATCAGGATACAAAGCCGATATCCATCACATTGTAAATAATGCAATTTTTGAAGAGGATAGCCAAGGCATGGTGCTAGTAAGGGACATCGAGATGTACTCCCTCTGCGAACACCACTTACTTCCTTTTTTTGGAAAAGCACACATTGGTTATATTCCGAATAAGAAAATCATCGGGATATCTAAGATCCCAAGGATAGTGGACATTTTTGCACGAAGGCTTCAGGTTCAGGAGCGCATGACCGAGCAGATCGGAAACGCTTTAATGGAAGTTTTGGATCCGCTCGGAGTCGCAGTCGTCATCAAGGCAAAACATCTTTGCATGATGATGCGCGGAGTAGAAAAACAAAATTCGGAATTATTTACCTCATGTATGCTCGGAGAATTTAAAACAAATATGGTCACCCGCAGCGAGTTTCTGGACTTAATTCGTACGGGATCGACCTAA
- a CDS encoding glycosyltransferase family 4 protein, protein MKPPLLKIGYDARMIAHSGIGMRIQGILSELAPIARKKRIEITLLGSEDKLRSAEISPAILEAYEFLPYDAEIYSIREWWGISEMAGFDLLDIPHYNAPLRFLEKCIVTVHDIIPFRMKQFHPSVIKQLYLRFVFSLLKESAPSIITVSDFTAKDLTEVFGFSSDSMKTIYNGIDSKLFYPKSAKETLSFRKKYGLEPGYLLSVGIGKEHKNLGFVLQVLKGLWSLGKLDAQWVIAGANGQLPEYLKKDAAGWEEKIVVLPHLSLEELSTLYSASGLLIFPSLYEGFGFPPVEAQSCGCPVFSSNASAMPEILGSSAFYFSPTDRDGFETGLLELVKNPKLAVRKKLSGKKNAEKYNWKSAANQTVDEYLHIAVKRGVLRSV, encoded by the coding sequence ATGAAACCGCCTTTACTGAAAATCGGATACGATGCTCGTATGATTGCTCATTCCGGAATCGGCATGCGAATTCAGGGAATCCTTTCGGAGTTAGCTCCGATCGCCAGAAAGAAGAGAATCGAAATCACTCTTTTAGGATCGGAGGATAAGCTACGGTCGGCAGAAATCAGTCCCGCTATCCTGGAAGCGTATGAATTTCTTCCGTATGACGCGGAAATCTATTCAATTCGAGAATGGTGGGGCATTTCGGAAATGGCCGGTTTCGACTTACTAGACATTCCCCATTATAACGCTCCTCTCCGTTTTTTAGAGAAGTGCATTGTAACCGTGCATGATATCATTCCGTTTAGGATGAAACAATTTCATCCTTCCGTAATAAAGCAATTGTATCTTAGATTCGTTTTTTCGCTTCTTAAAGAAAGTGCCCCAAGTATTATTACTGTTTCGGATTTTACGGCAAAAGATCTAACTGAAGTTTTCGGTTTTTCTTCCGATTCAATGAAAACCATTTATAACGGAATAGATTCCAAACTCTTTTATCCAAAATCCGCGAAAGAAACTCTTTCTTTTAGAAAGAAATACGGATTAGAACCGGGATACCTGCTCAGCGTCGGAATCGGTAAGGAGCACAAAAATCTCGGATTCGTGCTCCAGGTTTTAAAAGGACTTTGGTCTTTGGGCAAATTGGATGCCCAGTGGGTCATTGCAGGGGCGAACGGACAACTTCCCGAATATCTAAAGAAAGATGCAGCCGGTTGGGAGGAGAAAATCGTAGTTCTTCCCCATCTATCACTCGAAGAACTGAGCACATTATATTCCGCCTCGGGACTTCTTATATTTCCTTCTTTGTATGAAGGCTTCGGTTTCCCTCCGGTCGAGGCGCAATCATGCGGATGTCCGGTCTTCTCCTCGAACGCAAGTGCTATGCCGGAAATTTTGGGATCCTCAGCATTTTACTTTTCCCCGACAGATAGAGACGGCTTCGAGACCGGATTATTGGAGTTAGTCAAAAATCCGAAATTAGCCGTCAGGAAGAAACTCTCGGGAAAGAAAAACGCTGAAAAGTATAACTGGAAATCGGCCGCAAATCAAACCGTAGACGAATACTTGCATATAGCGGTAAAACGAGGGGTTTTAAGAAGCGTTTGA
- a CDS encoding DUF1289 domain-containing protein gives MVRSPCIKLCQMDPITGLCEGCFRTLQEIGMWTSYSEEERKQIRIELQRRRESISPSNAS, from the coding sequence ATTGTTCGATCACCTTGTATTAAGCTCTGTCAAATGGATCCGATAACCGGGTTATGCGAAGGATGTTTTCGGACATTGCAAGAAATCGGGATGTGGACTAGCTATTCCGAAGAGGAAAGAAAACAAATTCGAATCGAACTCCAAAGAAGAAGGGAATCGATCTCTCCTTCAAACGCTTCTTAA
- a CDS encoding cation:proton antiporter has protein sequence MDHNSLSLLTDIALSIIFATLFSHIAKLFKQPLILGYVCAGLVIGPLFGPVIDAKLGIGYVHNEESIELISEIGLILLLFIIGLEIDLKELARMGRSMFALGVIQFFVGVALAWFAFKKFFPVGEGNFDLLYFAIALSLSSTMIVVKLLHDKFEISTIPGRLTIGVLVLQDIWAILFMGIQPDLQDPRILNVMTSLLKGLALVGFAFAISRYFLSRLFLFAAAKPELILITSIAWCFLLCGIAEKAELSKEMGALIAGVSIAAFPYGVDVISKLSGIRDFFITLFFVALGMKIQAPNSNDIWIAILAVAFVIVSRVIIIAPTVFFSGKGLRAGIIAGLNLAQISEFSLVILALGVQKEHIGKELQATVLTSMILASIVSTYVILFNDKIARGILSVLSIFGIRETREPLESQVTGDPKRDIVLLGYFRIAQGLIEGIERDRPSWLKRILVVDFNPIYRQTLESKGIRWAYGDLAHPESLHHLGIEEARYVVCTISDMILKGTTNRRLLESLKSICRHHQPEIILTTDDPKEAEVLRNKGASHVVIPGRLSGFSLFAELKTMVEDSKGKTRIALSLKKEKSSSKKRTAVRK, from the coding sequence ATGGATCACAATTCCCTCAGTCTTCTGACTGACATAGCTTTAAGCATCATATTTGCTACGCTATTTTCCCATATAGCAAAACTGTTTAAGCAACCGCTAATTCTAGGTTACGTATGCGCCGGTCTCGTAATCGGACCATTATTCGGGCCGGTGATCGACGCCAAATTAGGAATCGGCTACGTTCATAATGAAGAAAGCATCGAGCTGATATCCGAGATAGGTTTGATCCTTTTGCTATTTATTATCGGATTGGAGATCGATTTAAAGGAACTTGCGCGCATGGGACGTTCAATGTTCGCTTTAGGAGTCATTCAGTTCTTTGTCGGAGTCGCACTGGCTTGGTTCGCATTTAAGAAGTTCTTTCCCGTCGGAGAGGGCAATTTCGATCTTTTGTACTTTGCGATAGCATTATCGTTAAGCTCCACGATGATCGTCGTCAAACTGCTTCACGATAAATTCGAAATCAGTACTATACCAGGTCGCTTAACAATTGGTGTTTTGGTTCTTCAGGATATCTGGGCAATCTTATTTATGGGGATCCAGCCGGACCTCCAAGACCCGAGAATTTTGAATGTGATGACGTCTTTGTTGAAAGGTTTAGCGTTGGTGGGTTTTGCCTTTGCGATAAGCCGTTATTTCCTTTCACGACTCTTTCTATTTGCGGCGGCAAAACCGGAACTCATACTCATTACTTCGATTGCTTGGTGTTTCCTACTTTGCGGCATCGCCGAAAAGGCCGAACTTTCGAAAGAAATGGGGGCTTTGATAGCGGGGGTCAGTATCGCCGCATTTCCGTACGGAGTCGATGTAATCAGCAAGCTGTCAGGAATTCGGGATTTCTTTATTACTCTCTTCTTTGTCGCTTTGGGAATGAAAATTCAAGCCCCGAATTCCAACGACATTTGGATCGCAATTCTAGCGGTCGCATTCGTAATTGTAAGTAGAGTTATCATCATTGCACCGACGGTCTTTTTTTCCGGCAAGGGATTGAGAGCCGGAATTATCGCCGGATTGAATCTGGCCCAAATCTCGGAATTCTCCTTGGTAATTCTGGCTTTGGGAGTCCAGAAGGAACATATCGGAAAAGAATTGCAGGCCACCGTCTTGACTTCGATGATTTTGGCATCGATCGTCTCCACATATGTGATATTATTTAACGATAAGATCGCAAGAGGTATACTTTCAGTTTTGTCTATATTCGGTATTCGTGAAACTAGGGAGCCGCTGGAATCTCAAGTTACCGGAGATCCGAAACGAGACATTGTGCTTCTAGGATATTTTAGGATAGCACAGGGGTTGATAGAAGGGATAGAAAGAGATCGCCCTTCCTGGCTAAAGCGAATTCTTGTAGTAGATTTTAATCCGATCTATAGGCAGACTCTCGAATCGAAAGGAATTCGTTGGGCCTATGGGGATTTAGCGCATCCGGAGAGTTTACATCATCTGGGAATCGAAGAAGCGAGATATGTGGTTTGCACGATATCTGATATGATACTGAAAGGAACCACGAATCGACGCCTATTAGAATCCCTAAAGAGCATTTGTCGTCACCATCAACCCGAGATTATTTTGACGACGGATGATCCAAAAGAGGCGGAGGTTCTCCGTAACAAAGGCGCCTCGCATGTGGTTATTCCCGGCAGACTTTCAGGTTTTTCTTTGTTTGCGGAATTAAAGACCATGGTTGAAGATTCTAAAGGAAAAACTCGGATAGCGCTTTCGCTTAAAAAGGAAAAGTCTTCGTCTAAAAAGAGGACGGCCGTGCGGAAATAA
- the hpt gene encoding hypoxanthine phosphoribosyltransferase, protein MSQYSFDPQTRTSKVLLSQEEIRTRVAQLGKEIAADYLNKSPVFICVLRGSVYFFSDLTRQIPYPIEVDFLQAKSYIGKESNGKVELLKDLDTDITDRHVIIVEDIVDTGHTLKFLIRHILARNPSSLEVVSLLFKEGAETVEYPVKYIGWKIGKEFVVGYGLDIDGKFRNLPDIHILGN, encoded by the coding sequence ATGAGTCAATACTCCTTCGATCCTCAAACTCGCACTTCTAAAGTCTTGCTATCTCAGGAAGAAATTCGAACCAGAGTCGCGCAATTAGGAAAAGAAATCGCAGCCGATTACTTGAATAAAAGTCCCGTTTTCATCTGTGTTCTTCGCGGGAGCGTTTATTTTTTTTCAGATCTCACTAGGCAAATTCCCTACCCGATCGAAGTGGACTTCTTGCAAGCAAAGTCTTATATCGGGAAGGAGTCGAACGGAAAAGTCGAATTGTTAAAAGACCTAGATACGGATATTACAGATCGTCATGTGATCATTGTAGAAGACATCGTTGATACGGGACATACCTTGAAGTTTCTGATCCGTCATATACTGGCTCGCAATCCTAGCTCTTTAGAGGTAGTTTCCCTTTTATTTAAGGAAGGAGCGGAGACTGTGGAATATCCGGTTAAGTACATCGGATGGAAAATAGGTAAGGAATTTGTGGTGGGTTACGGCTTGGACATCGACGGAAAATTTAGAAATTTACCCGACATTCATATTTTAGGAAATTGA
- a CDS encoding SixA phosphatase family protein, which produces MKLIHLIRHSKSDWESAFSRDEERPLSNRGRKNAKMLRNYLSKISFSVDAAIVSPSERTKETFRILSKLDSFCKDVRFSEEIYEADGSDLLGILRSLGSNTESILLIGHNPGLESLAEALVFKSQARTSSLFVKFPTSAFLSLVLESNDWQDCGNIPCQIQRFWIP; this is translated from the coding sequence TTGAAATTGATTCATCTGATTCGACATTCTAAATCCGATTGGGAATCCGCTTTTTCCCGCGATGAAGAACGCCCACTTTCGAACAGAGGAAGAAAGAATGCCAAGATGCTTCGTAATTATCTATCCAAAATTTCCTTTTCCGTTGACGCGGCGATCGTTTCTCCTTCCGAACGAACGAAGGAAACATTTCGTATTTTAAGCAAACTCGACTCTTTCTGCAAAGATGTTCGATTTTCCGAGGAAATTTACGAAGCTGACGGTTCGGACTTACTTGGAATTTTACGAAGTTTAGGTTCGAATACGGAAAGCATATTACTAATAGGTCATAATCCTGGACTAGAATCTCTGGCCGAGGCTCTCGTTTTTAAAAGCCAAGCTAGAACATCTTCTCTTTTCGTAAAATTTCCTACGTCGGCCTTTCTTTCCCTCGTATTAGAGTCGAATGATTGGCAAGATTGCGGAAATATTCCCTGTCAAATACAGAGGTTTTGGATACCATGA
- a CDS encoding quinone-dependent dihydroorotate dehydrogenase, producing MLDSSSDWKQWIYERTAKPFLLSLDPEIAHSLAHRMLRFSTSIPILSPILKNQTSYSSERLKTQVAGLEFENPVGLAAGFDKTGELYPFLSRMGFGSIEVGTITGQPQAGNPRPRVFRYPEDQALINRMGFNNPGADNAADIIGRQRKTVIRGINIGKTKVVPEDKAVEDYLYSIRKLSPFADYLVINVSSPNTPGLRNFQKLENLFNLINGIRTGLGGRFPAPTFVKFAPDLEERDFEEIIESVPDLHLSGVILTNTTIDKSVLKRFPNVELEGGVSGGPLRARSTKFVRLAYQKLRGKVPIIGVGGVDSGEAALEKILAGADLIQVYTGYIYQGPLLPSRIAEYLDKTIGKFGVKSISEIVGQGSL from the coding sequence ATGCTAGATTCAAGTTCCGACTGGAAGCAGTGGATTTATGAAAGAACAGCTAAACCTTTTCTATTAAGCTTAGATCCTGAGATCGCGCATTCGCTAGCTCATCGAATGCTTAGGTTTTCCACGAGTATTCCGATCCTGTCACCCATACTTAAGAATCAGACATCCTATTCGAGCGAACGATTAAAGACTCAGGTAGCAGGACTGGAATTTGAGAATCCAGTAGGTCTTGCTGCCGGGTTCGACAAGACGGGCGAACTTTATCCATTCTTATCCAGAATGGGATTCGGTTCTATAGAAGTCGGAACTATTACGGGTCAACCGCAGGCGGGGAACCCAAGACCGAGAGTCTTTCGGTACCCCGAAGATCAAGCGCTTATCAATAGAATGGGGTTTAACAATCCGGGAGCGGATAACGCTGCGGATATTATCGGCCGCCAAAGGAAGACCGTTATAAGAGGAATCAATATAGGAAAAACGAAAGTCGTTCCGGAAGATAAAGCCGTAGAAGACTATTTATATTCGATTCGAAAATTATCGCCTTTTGCGGATTATCTCGTAATTAATGTTTCCTCACCAAATACTCCCGGCTTAAGAAATTTTCAGAAACTGGAAAATTTATTTAATCTAATCAACGGCATTCGAACTGGATTAGGAGGAAGGTTTCCGGCGCCGACGTTCGTAAAATTCGCTCCGGATCTAGAAGAAAGAGATTTTGAAGAGATTATCGAATCGGTTCCTGATTTGCATCTTTCCGGGGTCATACTAACGAATACCACGATCGATAAGAGCGTCTTAAAAAGATTTCCTAATGTAGAGCTAGAAGGAGGCGTTTCGGGAGGACCCCTGAGAGCAAGGTCGACAAAATTCGTACGACTAGCTTATCAAAAATTACGGGGAAAAGTTCCCATTATAGGGGTAGGCGGAGTCGATTCGGGTGAAGCCGCGTTGGAAAAAATTCTTGCCGGAGCTGACTTAATTCAAGTTTATACGGGTTATATATATCAGGGGCCTCTATTACCTAGCAGAATTGCGGAGTATTTGGATAAAACAATCGGGAAGTTTGGGGTAAAATCAATTTCTGAAATTGTCGGACAAGGTTCTTTATAA
- a CDS encoding ABC transporter permease, whose translation MKQIYHLVTIQLKEFYREPGIIFWAFVFPIAIAGVLGLAFTTHGVPVARAAIISSSPNAATLSQRIETAFAKTEGGNLHGLGVINPILLSEDAAIKALKRGELNILVKEQPNGNLEYSFDPKNASAQRDYLLLSNALLAESKSVAVQSSIQTLDSKGTRYIDYLVPGMLAMGVMNSCLWGVGWNLIEMRMKKLLRRMSATPMNKLGFVLSFFFTRLIVTIVESIIFLTFTFLVFDNAFVGSIPAGILIYLTGNFTFACIGILVGSRAQSSQVGNGLVNAVTFPMMVLSGIFFSYKNFPDIVLPFVKNLPLTLMADSLRAVFIEGAGLIESLPACGLLFLFGAVFLTFGLRIFRWS comes from the coding sequence ATGAAACAGATTTATCATTTAGTCACTATACAGTTAAAAGAATTCTACAGGGAGCCCGGCATTATTTTTTGGGCCTTTGTGTTTCCGATCGCAATTGCGGGAGTTCTAGGATTAGCTTTTACGACTCACGGTGTCCCGGTCGCGAGGGCCGCAATTATCTCGTCGTCTCCTAATGCGGCAACTCTTAGTCAGCGAATCGAAACCGCATTTGCGAAGACTGAGGGAGGGAATCTTCATGGATTGGGAGTGATTAACCCGATCTTACTTTCGGAAGACGCCGCAATTAAAGCGCTGAAGCGCGGTGAATTAAACATACTGGTGAAAGAACAGCCGAACGGAAATTTGGAATATTCATTCGATCCGAAAAACGCCAGCGCTCAACGAGATTATCTTTTACTCTCGAACGCATTACTAGCGGAATCTAAGAGCGTAGCCGTTCAATCTTCTATTCAAACTTTAGATTCTAAAGGAACTAGATATATAGATTATCTTGTTCCCGGGATGCTTGCTATGGGTGTTATGAACTCCTGCTTATGGGGTGTGGGCTGGAATCTAATCGAAATGAGGATGAAAAAATTACTTCGGCGAATGTCCGCAACGCCAATGAACAAGCTCGGCTTTGTTTTATCTTTCTTTTTTACGCGACTTATCGTTACGATTGTGGAATCTATCATCTTCTTAACGTTTACCTTTTTAGTTTTTGATAATGCGTTTGTCGGTTCTATTCCGGCCGGTATTCTCATTTACTTAACGGGGAATTTTACGTTTGCTTGCATAGGAATTTTAGTCGGCTCCCGGGCTCAAAGTTCGCAAGTTGGAAACGGTTTGGTTAATGCCGTGACATTTCCCATGATGGTCTTATCCGGTATCTTTTTTAGTTATAAAAATTTTCCGGACATAGTTCTTCCGTTCGTTAAGAACTTGCCTCTTACATTAATGGCGGATTCCTTACGGGCAGTGTTTATCGAAGGCGCTGGTTTAATCGAAAGCCTACCTGCCTGCGGTTTACTCTTCCTGTTCGGCGCGGTTTTTTTGACATTCGGGCTTCGTATTTTCCGATGGTCTTAA